GGCTGCCGGGTGGTCCTGCTGCACGACTACGCCGTCGTGGACGACGACGCCGAAGCCACCGCGCGGGTGGCCGAGGCCGTCGAGACCAGCGGCGTGCAGAAGCTCGACGCCCTGCGCACCACCGCCGAGCGGGCCGCGGCGGCCGGTGCGGGGGACGAGCCGACGTTCACCTTCGGCGACAGCGAGCGGATCCGGGGCTCCGCCCGTGACGTGTACGCGTTCCTCGACCGGGCCGACCGGTGGCCCGCGCTCCTGCCGCACGTCGCCGCCACCCGCTTCACCGAGGAGGAGGGCGGCATCCAGCTCCTCGACATGGACACCCGCGGACCCGACGGCTCGCTGCACCGCACGCGTTCCGTCCGCGTGAGCTTTCCCGAGCGCGGGCTGCTCGTCCACAAGCAGCTGACGATGCCGCCCCTCATGGCCGGTCACACCGGCCGCTGGACCTTCGTCCAGCACGGGGACGAGGTGGTGGCCACCTCCTGGCACACCGTGACCCTGGACGCCGCCGGTGCCCGGCGGGCCCTCGGCGAGAGCGCCACGCTCGCCGATGCCCGGGCCCTGGTGCGCCACGCGCTCGGCACGAACAGCTCCACCATGCTGCGGCACGCCAAGGAGTACGCCGAGGCCGCCCGGGAGGGCTGATGGTCCGCGCGCAGGTCGGCCGGAGGGGAACGCGTGCGCGCCGTACGGGATGTGAGGGCATCCCGTACGGCGCCGTCAGGGGGGCCGGTGGGTCAGCGGCCGCGGGGGACGGAGCGCCAGGACCCCGCCGCCTGCGAGCTGTGCGACCTGCTCCAGCGCGCCGCACGGTCGGTTCCGGTGCCTTCCGCACGAGGCGGCTCGCGGTGCAGCGTGGCGAGCAGCGCGGCGGTGACGGCGGCGACCTCCTCCGGCGTGGGGTTGCCGTTCAGGATCCGCAGGGGGCGGACGGGCGTCGAGGTGGACTCCGCCGGGTGCGGCGGAAGCGGGAACGGGGTCGATGCGCTCATGGCGGTGGCCTCCTGCGGGGAGGGGCGGGCCCCTCGGACGGACGGTCTGTCGGTTGTACGAACCGGTGTACGGGGTGCGGCGGGACGGCGGGTGTACGGCGCTGGGCCGGGTCCCCTCTAACGGGCGGCGAGGTCCTCCAGGCGGTCGGCGAAGGTCTCGGGCGAGGGCAGTGCGGCGATCGCCGAGCGCAGCCGCTGGGCGGTGGCCAGGGCCCGGCCGCCGTAGAGGAGGTCGGCGAGATGGCGCCGCAGCCGCAGGGAACTCCCGGTCTCCCGGGGCTCCTCCGCGGTGACGAGCCGGCGTCCGGCGCCGATCCGGTCCAGCCGGTCACCCGCCGGGCGGGCGTCGGCGATCACCAGCTGCGTGACGCCGTGGGCGGCGGCCTCCAGGGTCACGTCGGGTCCGCCCTCGTGGGCGACGGCCACGCAGGTCGCCAGGACCGGGCCGAGCAGCTCCGGTTCCGCGAACCGGAGCGGGGAGCCGAGCGGACCGTGCGGACCGAGGGCGACGGCCAGCCGCTCCCGCTCGGCGGCGGGGACGAGGGCGATCACCTCGACGTCGAGGCGGAGAGCGGCCCGGGCGACGAGGAGCAGCCGCTCGGGCGACCAGCTCTCCGGGGAGCCGGGCGGGCCGGGGCGCAGACACACCCGCAGCAGGTGGTGCGGCTCGCGCAGCCGGTACGGCAACTGGCCGGCGTGGCAGGTGGGCTGGCGCACGGACAGCGTGTCCGTCTCCTCGTCCCCGCGCAGTCCCGGCGGGCAGGGGTCGATGCGGGCGAAGCGGGCCGGCGTCGGTCCGTCGGCGCTCCGGTGGTCGAGGGGCGTCCACCGTACGACGCGCGCTCCGTGACGGGTCCCGGCCGTCGCGCCGTCCTCCGCCGACACCACCAGGTCGGGGTGCCAGTCGTCGTCGGGTGACGTGCCGGGCAGCCCGGCGGCGGGAGGGGCTCCGGGCGGGCCGACCGTGCGGACCTCGTGGCCTGCGGACGCGCAGGCCCGGGCGGCGGCCGTCATCGCGAGGAGATGCGACACGGAGTGCCGCGCGGTGAACAGGACACGCATGGGTTCCCCCTCGGGCCGCGCCGCGCGCTTCTTCGCGCACGCTCTTGCGACCAGGGGACCCGCAGCCGGTCCAGCCTCGTTAGGGGGACGCTGGAGTCCGTACCGTCAGGCGAGGTCAGGCGAGGTCAGGCGTGGTGGGAGAGGCCTGCCCGGCGCGCTCCCTCAACTCCTCTCCGAGGCGCTGGAGGTCGGGCGAGGGGAGCAGCCCGAAGCGTTCGTCGAGGCGGGCCGCGACCGTGTCGTACACGGTGAGTGCGCGGGTCAGGCGGCCCGAGCGGGCGAGTGCGGTCATCAGCAGTCCGTGCAGTGCCTCGTGGTGCGGGTGCTCCTCGGCCAGGGCGGACAGCTCGGGCAGCAGCCGCTCCCCGGCGCCGAGCCGCAACTCGGCGGTCAGGCACCGCTCCAGTACGTCGGTACGGCTCTGCTCCAGGCGCATCGCTTCGAGGCCGAGGGCGGGACCGTCCTGGACGCCGTCGAGCGCGCGCCCCTTCCACAGGGCGAGGGCCTCCCGGAACCGGGCGGCCGCCGCCGTGTCGTCGCCGGTCTCGAACGCCGACTGCCCCTGGGCGCACAGCCGGTCGTAGGTGTGGACGTCGACCGCGCCCTCGCCGACGAGGAGGGCGTAGCTGCCGGGCCGGGTCACGAGGACGTCCCGGGCGGCGCGCGGGTCCCCGAGGGCCCGGCCGATGAAGGTGCGGAGCTGGAGCACGTACGTCTGGACCGTGATGTGGGCCTTGGGGGCGGCGGCCGCCCCCCACACCTCGTCGACGACGGCGGAGACCGGGACGGCCTGACCGGCGTGGAGGGCGAGCAGCGCCAGGATCCGGCGGGGCTTCCGGGCGCTCGGGGTGATCGGCACGCCGGCGACGGCGACGGAGAACGGGCCCAGCATGTCGATCCTCATCGGTGCCTCCTCCTCGGCGCGGTGCGGGCACGACGGGACCGGGACCGGAAGTCCGTTCACGAAACCGTTCATGAATCTGTTCACGAATCCGTTCGCGAATCCGTCAGGTGTCGGTGGTCCGCCGTGGGATCCACCGTCGCACGCGCGCTCGCCGGGGGACCAGTGAGCCGGTAACGGGCCGGGGGTGAACAATGCCCGGCCGTACCGTGACGGATTCACGGGCGCCCGGTGGGCGACTCACAGCCAGCCGGAGGTCTGCGCGATCCGGATGGCGTCGACGCGATTGCGGGCGCCCAGTTTGTAGACGACCGCGGTGAGGTAGTTCCGGACGGTGCCGGCCGAGAGGTAGAGGGCGCCGGCGATCTCGTCGACGTCGTCGCCTTCGGCCGCGAGCCGCAGGACGTCCGCCTCGCGCGGGGTCAGCGGGGACTCGGCGGCGCCGAGCGCGGCGAGCATCAGCTGCGGGTCGAAGACGCGCTCGCCCTTGGCGATGGCGCGGATCGCCTCGGCGAGCCGGCCGGGCTCCGCGTCCTTCAGGAGGAAGCCGCGCACCTGCGCGTCCAGGGCCCGGCGCAGATTGCCGGGCCTGCCCAGGCTGGTGAGGATCAGTACCCGGGCCGAGGCGCCCCGCCGGTGCAGGGCCTCGGCGGCCGCGATGCCGTCGACACCGGGCAGCTCGATGTCGAGGACGGCCACGTCGGGCTTCAGCTCCTCGACGCGCGGCACGATGTCGCTGCCGCTCTCCAGCTCGGCGACCACCTCGATGTCGGGCTCCAGGGAAATCAGTTCCACCAGAGCACGGCGCAGCATGCGCATGTCTTCGGCGATCAGGATTCTGATCAAGCTTCGTTCCACCCCCGCGGACTCCGTGGACTCCGTGCGCACGCGCACGACGACGTGCGCACTCGCACGACGGGGATGGAGCGTACTGGCTATTTTCGATCGCCGCGCGGGGTGGGACGGCCGGATTCGTACGACGACGGAGGCGGCCGTGGAGTTGCCGCCTCCGCCGTCATCGGGAGTTCACAGGAACGTCAGCGGGTACTCGTGAGTAGCCTTCCCGCCGGCCTGGTGCCGCGTCAGAGGAACAGCGGGACCGGGTTGAGCTCCTCGTACGGCGTCGGGGCGGCCAGCCTGCCCAGGCTCACGGGCACGTCGTAGAGACGGCCGGGGGCGAAGCGGTCCCAGAAGTGCCGCATACCGGGCACGATCACCTTGACCACCGGGAGCCCGACGTCGGGGCGGGTCTGGTCCAGGACGAGGAGCTCCATGCCGCGCTCGCGCACCGCCGCCCCGATCGCGGCGACGTCCTCTCGGAGGTCGGTGCGCGGTTCGTACGCGAAGTCGGCGGGGCCGCGCAGCGGGGCCTGCGGATCCGGCAGCAGGTAGGGGTGGGCCGCCGTGGTGGCCGATCGCCACCAGCGCAGCAGCCGCTCGTCCCGGCAGCCGTATCCGGTCCCGTCGGCCCGGACCTCGGCGACGGCCGGCATCATCTGGTTCGCCTCGGCGAGCGCGCGGCACAGCGCGACCTTCGGGTCGAAGTGCGCGCCGAATCCGAACAGGATGTCCTCGGCGGGCTTGTCGGTGCGCCGTGTGACGGCGGCGAAGGTCGGGACGCCGAAGTCGGCGGTCACGTCGAGGACCCACACCTCGCGGCCGAGCGAGGCGTGCAGCTCCCGCATCCGGCCGATCCAGGGCTCGTCGAAGGCGTCGAGGTCGACGGCGGGGTGACGGGTGCGGTTGTACCACCAGAGGGCGACCGCGTCCCGCTCGACGAGTTCGAGGAAGCCCTGGACGATCGCGTCCTCGGGGCTGCTCCCGGCGGCGTTGCCGTTGGAGTCGGCCCGGACGTGGCCGAGACCCGGGGTGCGCGGGGCGTCGAAGTAGAGCAGCGCGGTGGGCAGCAGCCGGTGCTCGTCGCGGGTCAGCGACCAGACGGGCGTCCAGTCGACGGGCGCGTCCTCGTCGAAGGGCTCCATGCCCTGGCGGGGGTCGTACAGCTGGCAGGCGGCGGGGTGGACGGCCCGGTCCGCGACCTCGCGCCAGCTCGCCCGTACGGTCGGCTCGTCGCCCTCGTACATTCCGGAGTGCCGCTCCAGGGACTCGCACAGGGCGCCGACGCGGGCGTCGAGTTCGGTCATGCCCTTGCCGCCGCTCTCGCTGCGCAGCTCGGAGGCGGGCCCGGTCAGACCGCGCGGCCCGCGGGCGTGGTTGTGTCCGGCGCGGAAGGAGTTGAGCCCGGCGGGGCCGCGGGTGTCGCGCTGCACGGCCTTGACGACGCCGGTGATGGGGCTGACGAGGTGCTCGTACCGCCGCAGGGTCTGTTCGGCGGTGGCGGAGCGGTGACCCGAGCCGGTGAGGTCGGCCTTGGGGCGGGACCGCACGGTGACGGGGGAGAGGATCCGACGCGCCACCAGGCCGGGGTCGCCGCACCCGGGGCACTGCGGGCGGGCCCGCAGCGGGTGGACCCGGGTCGTGAGGCTGAAGGTGTCGAAGGTGAGGACGCCGTCCTGGCCGGGGTGGCGGTGCCCGCCCAGCCACTTGACGCACTCGGCGACGGCGAGCTGGTTGCCGAGGAGGAGACTCGCGGGCGTCTCGGCCGGCGGGTGTGCGACCGGGCGGCCCAGGGCGCGGCGCAGATGGGTCTCGGCGCCGCGGTGGCCCGAGAGCCGGTGGGACAGGCACTGCCAGCAGGGGCCGTCGGGTCTCTCGTCGGGCCGGAACAGCGGCCCGACCCAGGGGGTGGTGCCGTGCGGCTTCGCGAGCAGCCAGGGCGTGCCGGCGGCCCGCTGCTCGGCGTCGACCTCGGCGAGCTCGGGGTCGAGGTAGTTGTCGCAGACGACCAGGGTGAGTTCGGCGGGACGACGGGCGTCGACACCGGCGCCACCGTCGGCGCGGATGGCGCCGAAGGCGCGGTCCGCGACGTCCGTGCCCGCAGCGCCCGCCGTGCCGTCCGTCAGCAGCAGGCCCGACGCGGTGCAGGCCTGCTCGGCGGACCGGGCGTCGGCGCCGCCGACCGCCCGGACGCGTACGGTCGAGAGGGATAACGGCCCGGGAGCGCCGGCCAGCTCCCAGTACGCGGCGGCGGCCGCCGCCGTGGGGGTCGCCGGCACCGGGTCGCGGGTCAGGAGATCGGCCTCGTTGAGACGGCCGATCGCCAGGGCGACGTCCCGGGGCGAGCAGTGGGGAGAGGCTTCGGCGACGAGGGACCGGAAGTCCCTGGTGCCGTCGAGGAGCGGTGCGACGACCGCGACCCGCGCGTCGTCGAAGGCGGTGATGCCCCGTTCGGAGATGACGTACGTCGCTTCGCCGGGCACGACCTCGGCCCGCAGATGCTCCTTGAACCCCATACGCATGCGTGTGCCCCTCCCCAGTGACATGTCGGACGTACGGAATCAGTGGCCGGCCGGGGACAGCACATCGGAGTCGAGGGAGCCGGGCTCCAGGGCACCGGCGGGCACGGAGAGGTAGGTCCAGGTCAGCAGGGCGGTGCCGTCGGCGGCTATCGCGGCGTACTCCTCCGTGACGGCGTCGAGCCCGGTCGTGGCCGGGATGGCCGGGGCGGCGGCGCCCCCGTGGAGGTCGATGCCGGACTCCTTCAGGACGGCGTCCGGGTCGCTGGCGTAGCGGGCGGCGAAGGCCGGGTCCACGAAGGCGTGGAGCATGAGCTCGGCGAAGGCCAGCTCCTGCTCGATCGAGCCGATCTCAAGGGCCGTGGCGACAGACTTGTTCATGGGAACTCCCGTGACGTCAGCGGTTGGTGAGGCCGTGAGGCTTGAGAGGAGTAGACGAAACTTCGCGACTTCTCCACAAGTGATCGCTTCACCCTCACCCGCATGAGATTTTCACCACGCCGACAAACCGCTCCAGTCGGTGGATCGATCCGCGATACGGACATCCGGACGACCATAATCCGGCCACGGAGCGACATGACCCGGATCCGTGTGGTTATGATCCGGCCAAGGGTGGCCCCGGGGGAGGGGCCGACAGGGGGCTGGATCCGATGACAGCACAGGGCACCTCTCGCCTGAGACTCACCTCGCTGCGGCCGTGTGCCACGGAACGGTCGGGCGGCAAAAGGGAGTTGTCGGCCATCAGTTCTGCCGCTCCCGCTCCCCGCATCGCCAACGTGCTGGTCGTGGTCGTCTTCCTCGGCCATCTGCTCATGCAGGTCGTCAACGTCGTCGAAGCCTCACCGGGCGGGTCCGAGGTGGCCGCCGCCCTCGCCGCCCCGCCCGTGCTCGCCGCGCTCCAGTACCTCCACTTCGCACCGCACCTGGCCCGGCTGCGGCAGCGGCTCCACCCCTGGTCCCTGATCCTCCAGGCGATCACCACCTTCGTCCCCTTCGTCCTCTTCGGCTGGCAGTGGGGAGGCATGGCGGGCTTCCTTGCCGGATCGTTCCTGCTGAGACTCCCGCCGGTGGCCGGCTGGGTGATGTACGGGCTCACCGTGGTCGCCGTCATGGGAATCGCGACGACCGAGGGGCTGGGGATCGTCTCCCTCGCGTACATGGGCGTCGCGACCGCGCTCACCGGCCTCATCCTGTACTCCATGGCCCGGCTCGCGATGCTGGCCACCGCCATCCACGACTCGCGCGGCG
The sequence above is a segment of the Streptomyces sp. NBC_01255 genome. Coding sequences within it:
- a CDS encoding TOMM precursor leader peptide-binding protein, translating into MRMGFKEHLRAEVVPGEATYVISERGITAFDDARVAVVAPLLDGTRDFRSLVAEASPHCSPRDVALAIGRLNEADLLTRDPVPATPTAAAAAAYWELAGAPGPLSLSTVRVRAVGGADARSAEQACTASGLLLTDGTAGAAGTDVADRAFGAIRADGGAGVDARRPAELTLVVCDNYLDPELAEVDAEQRAAGTPWLLAKPHGTTPWVGPLFRPDERPDGPCWQCLSHRLSGHRGAETHLRRALGRPVAHPPAETPASLLLGNQLAVAECVKWLGGHRHPGQDGVLTFDTFSLTTRVHPLRARPQCPGCGDPGLVARRILSPVTVRSRPKADLTGSGHRSATAEQTLRRYEHLVSPITGVVKAVQRDTRGPAGLNSFRAGHNHARGPRGLTGPASELRSESGGKGMTELDARVGALCESLERHSGMYEGDEPTVRASWREVADRAVHPAACQLYDPRQGMEPFDEDAPVDWTPVWSLTRDEHRLLPTALLYFDAPRTPGLGHVRADSNGNAAGSSPEDAIVQGFLELVERDAVALWWYNRTRHPAVDLDAFDEPWIGRMRELHASLGREVWVLDVTADFGVPTFAAVTRRTDKPAEDILFGFGAHFDPKVALCRALAEANQMMPAVAEVRADGTGYGCRDERLLRWWRSATTAAHPYLLPDPQAPLRGPADFAYEPRTDLREDVAAIGAAVRERGMELLVLDQTRPDVGLPVVKVIVPGMRHFWDRFAPGRLYDVPVSLGRLAAPTPYEELNPVPLFL
- a CDS encoding response regulator transcription factor; the protein is MIRILIAEDMRMLRRALVELISLEPDIEVVAELESGSDIVPRVEELKPDVAVLDIELPGVDGIAAAEALHRRGASARVLILTSLGRPGNLRRALDAQVRGFLLKDAEPGRLAEAIRAIAKGERVFDPQLMLAALGAAESPLTPREADVLRLAAEGDDVDEIAGALYLSAGTVRNYLTAVVYKLGARNRVDAIRIAQTSGWL
- a CDS encoding glycosyltransferase, whose amino-acid sequence is MRVLFTARHSVSHLLAMTAAARACASAGHEVRTVGPPGAPPAAGLPGTSPDDDWHPDLVVSAEDGATAGTRHGARVVRWTPLDHRSADGPTPARFARIDPCPPGLRGDEETDTLSVRQPTCHAGQLPYRLREPHHLLRVCLRPGPPGSPESWSPERLLLVARAALRLDVEVIALVPAAERERLAVALGPHGPLGSPLRFAEPELLGPVLATCVAVAHEGGPDVTLEAAAHGVTQLVIADARPAGDRLDRIGAGRRLVTAEEPRETGSSLRLRRHLADLLYGGRALATAQRLRSAIAALPSPETFADRLEDLAAR
- a CDS encoding AfsR/SARP family transcriptional regulator, which gives rise to MRIDMLGPFSVAVAGVPITPSARKPRRILALLALHAGQAVPVSAVVDEVWGAAAAPKAHITVQTYVLQLRTFIGRALGDPRAARDVLVTRPGSYALLVGEGAVDVHTYDRLCAQGQSAFETGDDTAAAARFREALALWKGRALDGVQDGPALGLEAMRLEQSRTDVLERCLTAELRLGAGERLLPELSALAEEHPHHEALHGLLMTALARSGRLTRALTVYDTVAARLDERFGLLPSPDLQRLGEELRERAGQASPTTPDLA
- a CDS encoding aromatase/cyclase, yielding MSTIEPTTRLTRHETAVAAPPEEVFALAADVTRWPHVYGPIVYAEVTRDDGAEQALRSWTSVDGVVRSAASRRTLDRTARRIVFREVAPSAPLAAMGGEWRVEAGPSGGCRVVLLHDYAVVDDDAEATARVAEAVETSGVQKLDALRTTAERAAAAGAGDEPTFTFGDSERIRGSARDVYAFLDRADRWPALLPHVAATRFTEEEGGIQLLDMDTRGPDGSLHRTRSVRVSFPERGLLVHKQLTMPPLMAGHTGRWTFVQHGDEVVATSWHTVTLDAAGARRALGESATLADARALVRHALGTNSSTMLRHAKEYAEAAREG
- a CDS encoding acyl-CoA carboxylase epsilon subunit, with amino-acid sequence MSASTPFPLPPHPAESTSTPVRPLRILNGNPTPEEVAAVTAALLATLHREPPRAEGTGTDRAARWSRSHSSQAAGSWRSVPRGR